The following is a genomic window from Halichoerus grypus chromosome 5, mHalGry1.hap1.1, whole genome shotgun sequence.
CATCTTCCAGATCTGGCTAACTGTCTTTCCCTCATCTTGATAACCTCCCCTGGTTTGTCCCCTAAGCAAAAGTCTCCCCTTTTCCCTCGCCACAGCTTTTTCTGCAGGTTCTATCACAGCCCTCTTCCCATACCTGAGTTTCTTTAGTTCTGTTCAGTGAGCACTGTATGCTACCCACAGTGTGTAGGCATTGGCTGCCAATGGACAGATGTGACGAGTATTCATGCACAGTCTCCCCCTTCTGCCAGCTGGATGTTTTTCCAGCTCTGGTTCCTTCAGCAGAGGTCTCAGCCTTAGGTGGAGGACACTAGCTAGTGGGCGAAGGCCCAAGGATATGCAGAATGATTAACTGACAACCCCTTCACCCTCTCTTCACTCCCCTGTCCTCACAGACTcagccctcccccccaactcctctGTGTGGCGACTGTGTAGAAAGTGCCCTTTGTCCTTtacaggatggggaggggagaagcccGACACAGCCCCCAAGAGACTGCTTTCATCTCTACGTGCCACTCCTGGTGTCCGTTAGCCTAGACCCTCAGTTCCTATCATTTTTAGCCGACTCCCCACATCTCCCATGCTCTGTCCCCTCCACTGCCCCACCTGTTTGCccacctgctcacacacacacaggcatgcctttttccatttgtttctcatTGCTGTTCCTGCTTCTTTGGTCCCagttccttttaatatttctgctGAAACATGTAAAGCCTCAGATAATCATGGGAACGGAGTTTGCGTTCACATGGATGGTGGTTTTCAGACTGAACCCTTGCAGAAAATAATCAGTGGTTTATCTTCTGGGGAATGAGCATGGAGAAGGGCCCCTGAGAGAGCAGTGAGTGAGCAGTGAGTCAGACAGGGTGGGACCCCGGGGGGAGTCACCTCACTTCCAGTTAGTCAGGAAGGTTCCATGAAGGAGGCAGAATTTTAGCTGTTGGACTGGGGCTTCTTCCCCGGCAaccccctccccaacacctggCTCTCGTACTTATCGAGCCTGTGAGTTCCTGGACCCCTTCAGTTTCTCCAGTTTATCAGCCTGCCCCTTCCACCTGGCTTCTCTGCAGGCCCCAAATGACCTCCCCTCCCAATCCCCTGACAAATTTACCCTTCTTTTCCGTACATGTCAGTCTGTGAGGTGTTCTCCTTAGCCAAAGGCTAATCCCTCTGTGTGTATGCTGGATCCCATTGTCTCCTTCCACACCGCACATAAACATGCTCTAGCCTCTTCCCGTCAAAAACAGCCATTAGAATCAATCTGAAGGTAAGAGCCAGacattgatattttaaaagctccccaggtgattgtGTGCAGCCAGGGCTGAAAAACATAAACACAACAAAATCCACACTTCTTACCATGGCATTCAGGGCTCTGTAGAAACTGATTCCTGCCTGTTTCCCGCCCTGACCTCTCTGCCCTCTGAGCTGGAGCCACACCGAACTACCTAGAGCTCCCCAAACCCGCCACATCTCTTGCTTCTGTGCCTTCACACCCatgcttccctctgcctggaatgcgtTTCCCTGCTTTCTAGAAAGTGCCCTTCAACATTCAGCTTAGTGTCCTTTCTGTGAAGCCTTCAAGAACTCACCCCCACCCTGGGGTAGGGTGCCCCTCCTCAGTGCTTTCATAAGCCTCTGTGTTTATCTCTGTGGGAACACTCGCCGCATGCTAACTATGATTGGTTTCCTCCTCTAGATTTGGAGTGTTTTGCAGGAAACCCAGGGCCGTGGAGACGCCATTTGGTAGGATGTGGGGCCAGGTGATCTCTTATCAGAGATGCTTCTGCCCAGGACTAGGACAGGAACTGAGCGAAGTGAGTCTGGGTGCATGTTCACTCATGTAGTCCGTCAGCGTTGACTGACGGCATGCTGTGCTCGTTTACCACTGGGGCGCAGGTGAATAAATGGGTAGCTGAAGTTCCCCGCCTCTCCTACCTTTCACCTCGGTGACTGCACATCCTTTCTGGTCATCTGCTTTGTTCGTGTCTCATTTGTCCCTAGGTGGACACCGAATGCCCAACCTGTCAGTAGAGCTCTCCGAGCAGCGTGTGCACACAGTAAGCGCTGAGGAAGCATCTGTCGAACCAGTGCTCACGAGTCCACACACAAGACTGACATACTGGTTTTCGCCAGTGGTATGTTCTTGACGTATGGGTTGCTCTGCACCCTGTCTGAAATGTTGAGCCCAGAAGCAGGGCTAAGCGCTGCACGTGGCCCAGCTCCTTCACGCTTCGCGAGGATGGGGGAGGCACTGCAGTTGCCATTGTATAGAGGTTCGGCAGCTTGCCGAAGGTCACGCAGGTACTCACTGGAAGATTTAAACTCAGGCCTGCGGAGTCAGGGGTGACCCCAAAGCCACCAAAGTATACCTGGAACACATTAGGCTTTCAACAAATATCTACTGACTCAAGGGAGACTGCCACCCCCAGGGAAGTAGAAAGCCTTCTGAATTCTCACCGTCCTCCCCGCCTGACTCTGGGTCCTTCGACCTCTCTTGCCTTTCTCACAGtctcatttattctaatattcaCTCCACAAACATTCTGAAGGATCAAATGAGCCAGCCAGTGGGCAAGAGATACGGAGCCGACTACCACGTGCCTCTGGCTGAGAGGAACTTCGAGTGGGGGAGGTTGCAGACAATTGCATCGCTGTAGGACTGCTGTAGGATTGGGGGAGCAGCGCGCGGAGGAGGGGATTACTACCTGGGAGAGCTGTGTGTTCCTTGTATTGAGCCAGGGGACAAGGCTTGGAGGGGTGGGAGTGTGTGAAAGACGCAGACATCCTTGGGGAGCAGTTAAAGCCTAGCACAGGAGAGTAACACAGGTAGAATGGGAGGCTGAGGGCCAGATCAGGGAGGCCTTAATGTTATAACGCTAAGAAATTTGAGCCttttgaattctctttcctttcaagGGTAGCTGCTCACAGGCTGGATCATAGATCTAGTTTGGCTCTGACCTCTTACCTCTAAGACTAAGCTACACGGCTGCATCCCACCATTTATGAGCATATTATTTCTCCCAAACCACAGTCTCTTCTGAATTCCCTTTCTGTCCACATTTACACCGTCCGATCCGACAAGCAGTTATTGGGTCACGAGATGCAAAGCACCGCTCCAGGAGCTGCTCAAACTTAGTCCTCACCCCAGTTCAGTCTAGTGGGTGAGTGTGTGGAGCTGGGAGGGGAGTGCAGGAAGTTGGATAGACAGCTAAGTATAGAGAGTCAGTTCACCTGTCTTGGGGACATCTCCAGTGTCTGCCACTCATATCCCATCAGTTTCCAAAGCTGCTTAGGTCAGGCTGTTAGCTCTCACCTGGTCTGCCTCAATAAGCTCATTGCCCTGGCTGCCAGAGTGACGTGACTCTGCTAGCCCGTAAACCCCGGGCCAGGACAGCAGCATCTGCTTCCTTCACCCCTGTGTCACTAGCACTTACCACAGTCTTGCACATGGTAGGAGCTCAATAAGTATGTGATCATACAAGCCTGATTGTAGCCTCGGGAATCTTCactctttctcctctgcttccAGAATAAAACCAAACTGCCCGGGTTGGCCTTCACGTCCTACTAGATTCAGCCACAGTTGGCCtcacttccctttcttttcaatACCTTCAAGGCCAGTTTAGCCAGTGATTCACTGTTCCTGCCCCAGGCCACTTGTATTCTCCCACTGTGAAGTCCTCTTAGCAGTTCCTAATGCTAGGGCTCAGCCAAGTTTATGGGCTGTTCGAGAAGGCTTCCTTGCCCAGCTGCTCCCTCCGGCTGAGACCTCTTTGCTACCCCTGGTTAGCCCTTAGCACACACGTGCTGCCTCCCGCCCAAACCTCCCACCATCCCCTGGAGAGAGAGCTTTGGAGGAAAGGGCTGCTGAGGCCTGGAACTTTCCGCAGGGTCCCAAGCTGGGTAGGCCTGCGACGGACAGAAGATGTGTTGGTCGCGTTGGTGGACAGTCACTGGAGGTCCCAGAATGAGGCTGAGCGTCAGGAAGAAGCCAGGTGCACCTCCGGCGAGCCAGGGCCGGCCCAGGGCGACCCGATGGAGCCGGCGGCGCGTTGccgagggaaggggtggggagtcCTGGCTGGGCGTGCTTCCTGCCCCGGAATCTGGCGGCCCGCCCCTGCGCCCGCCCCTCGGGCCGAGCCGAGTCGGGGCCAATCAGCAggcgccccccgcccggcccgcccCGTCCCCCTCTGGTGACAGAAAGTCGGCCCAGCAGATGAGGAAGTGGCAGGCAGGCTGGCCCTGGGGACTTCTCTCTGGCCCTGCTCCCTCTGAGCCCTTCACTGCTGCCCGCCTGGCCCCCCACTGGTGAGTCTGGACCTTCCACGGGCGGGCTGTCCACGTGCCCGGGCACCCTGCCCGcttggccctgccctgccctgcccagcctgtGGGCGAGGCTGTTCCCGGGACCGTGGGTGGGAGGTCCCAGCTCTCTGGGGCCGGGCCTGGCCGGCAGCCTCCCTCCGATCCCGGCCCCTATTTGCTTAAACCTAGGCTTTCTTCCACCACCTCCCGGTCTTGTCCCTCTaggctcttcccctccctctcctttgctcccagttcttctcttttcccttcccctcccccctcctttgcctgtcttcttttcccttccatcCATCTTAAAGGAAGGAAGCACCCGCCTGAGTTCCCCTACCAGGgacacacccagtgctcctcaagcagggggagaggtccTTTCCAGAGCCTCGAGCCACTCCTGACCTCCAGGGGGCATGAGTGTTtgttggggggtggtggtggtgaactTGAGGTGGTGGTTGCGAGAGTGGGAGAGATAACCAGCTGGCAGGCTCACATGGGTCAGGGAGGAACTGTGTGTGAGCACAGGCCTCTGCCAGGTAGGCCCCACCACAGAAGAGGCAGCCAACGAGATCTgattgtgaatgaatgaatggtgattGTCGTCCATGAAAGAGATCTGTGTGCAAGACCGAAGGCAGGTGTGTCTGCATGTGGTGAGGGTGACTTTATGTTCATTCATCTCTAAGTGGGGTGTCTGAGTTTATGTCTGTGACCACATTTATCTGTGACTCACGTACGTGTGAGTAAAGCTGCGTGTGGGCCTGGGGGTGTGAGCATGAGCATTTGAACGTGGTAGTGCAGGACCAGGGAAGGCGGCCGTGTGAGTGTTTTGGGTGTGTTGCCAGTGTGAATGGAGTTAGGAGTGGGTCTGAGTATCAGAAACTCTGCATGTCAGAGTCCATGGAGGCTGTTTGGGTGGTGTGTCAGAGGGGGTGGTGAATGCCAGCAGGAGGTGTGTGGGCCCTGCGTGTACATAGGTGTGCCAGCCCTGGGTCGGCCTGTCATTGGTGCCGGAGAGAGCTGTGCGAGAGGGAGGACTTGGGGCCTGACCATGGTGGGGGCAGTTGGGGGTCCCCATGGAGGCTGTGAGAGCATCTGTGGGATGTGTGCCCAGCAGAGTGTGTGAGGGGCACGCGGATGGCCTCGTGGAGATGTCAGAAGGTGGATGTTCTTCACTTAGTGCCTGCACGGCTTGTTCCCTGGACAGAGGGGACCTGGCAGACTAGAATGCAGGCAGCTCGCAGAGCATCTGCTACCCTGGCCGGTTGGGGAATGCCTTGCCCCTCTGGGACAGCCTTGGCATCCCAGGCTCTCCTGGGTCTGGGCCGAGGCTTTTGTGTCCCAGTGCGCCCTCCCCCGACATTCCTTCAGGTTCTGAGGGGGAGAGGACCTGGCTCATTAGGACCCTCCCTAAGGGAGGGGAAGATTCCTGAGACCTCCCCCACTCACCCACCTCCTCACATGCCACTGGCCTCGCTGCCCCTCCCAGGGAGAGAAGGGTGATTGTACCCATTCTGAAGCAGGACAAACTGAGAATTTGTGGCTAGTTTAGGAGAGGATGCTGGGTGTGGGTTTTCAACAATTCTCTTTGGGCCAAGGCTAGGCCTGGGCTGGAGCCCTGCGAGGTTTCTGGCTCAAAACTAAGCTAGAGCCTTAGCTCATCAGGCTAtccagggtgggtgggtggtgagTCCCATGCTTTACTCTTGGCTTTCTCAATCCTGGTGGGTCTTGCTCCTCCAGGCCCTGACCTGTGGCCTggacccaccctccaccccatgcTGCAGTGCAGCGGGGGCGGGTGGAGGGCGGGGCGCTTCCAGATCTAGTCGGACAGGTGGAGCCGCTGGGGCAGGAGTCTCCTAGAGCCAGGCTCGGGAACggaagggcaggaggggagtGCCGGAGAGGAGGGGAGCGGGGAGCGGAGAGAGTCTCTGGAGGTGAGAGCccgggagggcagaggagaggagaaaggggcaggggtgggggggttgtgggGGCGAGCATCCCGAAGGTGGACCGGAGCGGTTGAAGGGGAGGATCCCTGGGGAGAAAAAGGACCATCTCCCGCTGGAGAGGTGGGAGactggtggggaagggagaggcagtcATTCTGGAGAGGAGAGTTAAGATTCTCCGGAGAGAGACCGGAAATGGAGAGTTCCCCtatggaggaagaggggaggtgaGGGCGGGTGGTAAGAATCTCGGTGGCGGAGCAGGGAGTGAGCGAGGCGAGTGAGGTGTGGAGAGGCGGGCAGCACAGCTCTTCccagcaggcaggcaggctgcGCGGGAAGCCGTGCCTCCTACCTCCGGTCCCGGcaattccttcctctccctcctctgtcctttcTGCAAGGAGGTGTCGGGAGTTGTCTCATCTGGTCTGTGTCCTGTCTGTGTCAGGGGTGGAATGGGGGCACAGCTGGCCCTGacacccaccccccatccctccccagaaTCTTTAGCCAGGATGGAGGCGGTTGTGAACTTGTACCAGGAGATGATGAATTATGCAGGTAAGATGctgtcctccctcctgccccaggatCCCTGGATCTAGGGCTGTCTCTTACTGGAGAGTCCCTGCGAACCCCTTGACCCTCTGTGACCCAACCCCATGCCTGTACACCTGGTGGGGACCCTTTGGACCCTGTGACTCTTTCTGACTCCTTGACCCTTATCCACAGATCCTCGGATCCAGGGCTACCCTCTGATGGGGTCCCCCCTGCTAATGACCTCCATCCTCCTGACCTACATATACTTCGTTCTCTCACTTGGGCCTCGCATCATGGCCAATCGGAAGCCCTTCCAGCTCCGGGGCTTCATGATTGTCTACAACTTCTCACTGGTGGCGCTCTCCCTCTACATTGTCTATGAGGTGGGCCTCTGGGATACCTAGGTTTTAAATCCTGCTGGCAGGATAAGGGGCAGGCCTTGGGGTCAGAGCATGGCCTCTCCTTTCCAGAGAGGCTCAGATCCATTTCTTCAGCTAGGTAGCAGGAGGGATTGGGCAGGGTGGATCCCTGGTGGTCTAATCCACACCCCTTCCTAGTTCTTGATGTCTGGCTGGTTGAGTACCTACACCTGGCGCTGTGATCCTGTGGACTATTCCAACAGCCCAGAGGCACTAAGGGTAAGTGGGGGccgagcggggggcggggggttgggcGGGCAGCTAGGTTATAAGCACCTTGGGGATAGCAGTTTGGCTGTGCCCTGGGCTTATGGGCCAGTTCAGGGAAGTTTTTGGAGTAGCATGGGGGTCCTAAGGCTGCCTGACTTCTTGCAGATGGTTCGAGTGGCCtggctcttcctcttctccaagTTCATCGAGCTGATGGACACGGTGAGTGGTTATAGGAGATTTCTGAGGACctggggggagaaaggagaggcccTGGCTCTGaaacccatttcccccactcttCTCAGGTGATCTTCATTCTCCGGAAAAAAGATGGACAGGTGACCTTCCTACATGTCTTCCACCACTCGGTGCTTCCCTGGAGCTGGTGGTGGGGGGTAAAAATTGCCCCGGGTGAGTGGTGAAGGCCActggggggaagaggggcaggcaCTGAGGACCAGCAGCTCGACTCTTCCTGACCTGGTTCATTGTCCTGGCAGGAGGAATGGGCTCTTTCCACGCCATGATCAACTCTTCTGTGCATGTCGTCATGTACCTGTACTATGGGCTGTCCGCCCTCGGCCCGGTGGCTCAGCCCTACCTGTGGTGGAAAAAGCACATGACAGCCATCCAGCTGGTGAGGGGCCTGGCCCATAACCATCCCCCCAACCTTCCTTCCTGGTCTGGATCCTACCTTTATTCAACCTGCGTCACCTTTGACCCCATGCCTCCGCATTCAACATGCAGTCTTTCTCTACCGCCTCTCACTGTTCCTCTGACCCTTGCCTTTTTCTATTCTAGATCCAGTTCGTCCTGGTCTCGCTGCACATCTCTCAGTACTACTTCATGCCTAGCTGTAACTACCAGTACCCACTCATCATCCACCTCATCTGGATGTACGGCACCATCTTCTTCATGCTTTTCTCCAATTTCTGGTATCACTCTTACACCAAAGGCAAGCGGCTGCCCCGTGTACTTCAGCAAAATGGAGCTCCAGGTACCGCCAAAGTCAAGGCCAAATGAGAAGTGTGGCCTAGCTAGGTGCCCACCTAAGTGCCTCAGGACTGCGCCTTGGGCAGCATCTGACTTCTCCCCACCTACACCGGTGACCTGTGACCAGGGCTTAAGTGGTCAGGACTGAGCAGGGGAtcggccctcccctccccacagctggTACACAGGGACCACGGCTTCCGTTCCTCACCCACTTCTCCCGGCCAGCTCCAAGGACATGGCCTCATTGCCCTCTGCCACTCCAGAGCTGGGGGCTGAAAGGGCTGGACACTTatttccccctccctgccttAAACTTGGGAGAGGAGCACTCAGGACTGGCCCCCACCAGGGTCTTGTGGCCTTTTTCCTCACACTGGAGGTCAGCAATAATCTGTCACTGCAGACCTATGATCCCTCCTTCTCTACCCCACACTGAAGCAGAAGCTTCTTGGCCAAAggtcagggtgggtggggggcctggGAATACAGCCTGTGGAGGCTGCTCACTCACTTAGGTCTTCATTAAAAGTGACAGAGGAAACCACCAAGGCTGTGTGTTACATGTGTGAATGGAAGAAGTGCTAGCCCTGTCTGCAAACAGGAGGGATGGTTCTGGCTCTCTGAGGACAGTAGAGAGGAGCCTCTGGTAAGGCTGCTGGGACAGAGGTCATgcaaggagaagagagggagacatgactttattagaaaaataaaaaaaacccgaAAACAACTGAGGTGATGAGTTGGTCCTTAACGGATGCCTTGGTGGATGAGGCTGCTCTTGGCTGCACTGGCCTTCTCCCGCTCCCGCCGCCGCGCAGGGTCCAGCTCAAAGCAGCGCCATAGCCGCAGGGTCTCATCTGCTGCTGCTGAGGCCACGGTGGCCCCATCTGGGCTCATGGTCAGACTTAGGACCCGGGCAGTGTGACCTGAGGCGTGAGGAGGGAGAGCAGTGCATGTGAATGCAGACACACCTCCAGCCTCCCAATATTGAGGGCCAcctaccttttttgttttttataacacTTCTAAGATAATagaattcatccttttaaaatatacaattcattggtttttagcatattcacaaagttgtgcaaccatcacaacaataattccagaacatttcatcgCTCCATAAAGAAAGTCTCTCCTCATCAccttctccccccagcccctagcaaccatcaatctattttatttctttgcattttcctcttttgGACACTTCATGTAAACAGTCATATACAGTATGTGGCCTGCCTTTTGTGCCTGGCCTTGATCACTTAGCACCtaccttttttaaatgttgaaccatttttaaatttaaattcaattaattaacatatagtgtattattagtttcagaggtagaggtcagtggcTCATCTGTCTTCTATAAGACTGCTTGACTGACGTCCCAGCTTAGTATCTCAGAGGCAGTTCAAACTTCACGTGTTCAAAAGGAAACTCATCACCATTCATATCAAACCTGTTCCCCTcatgggttttcctttttttttcagtttcagaggtagagtttagattcatcagttgcatataacacccagtgctcattacatcacgtgccctccttaatgctcatcacccagttaccccatccccccacctccctcccctccagcaaccctccagtttgtttcctgtgattaagagtctcttatggtttgtctccctctctggtttcgtcttgttttatttcttcctctcttcccctatgatcctgttttgtttcttaaattccacatgagtgagatcatataattgtctttctctgattgacttatttcacttagcataataccctagtctagttccatccacgtcattgcaaatggcaaggtttcattttttttgatgggtgagtggtattccattgtatatataccacatcttctttaccccattcatctgttgatggacatctgggctctttccataggttggctattgtggacattgctgctataaacattggggtgcaggtgccctttggatcactacatttctatctttggggtaaatacctggtaagCACCTACCTTTAAGCTCAGCCACCTTGGCCATGGTTGGGTACCTCCAAATAACCAACTGGTTCTGGGCAAAGCCATGGCCTGAGATGAGCTCCTTGTAGTGGGGAGACCAGAGGATGGAGCACACCTGTGGAGAGGGGTTGGGATGTGGGCACAACATAGAGCCAACACTACTCAAATGAGAACTAAGTCCATTTGAGTGTTAGGCCCCCTGCCAGGTGCCAGACTCAGACTTGAATCATCACAGTTCTTATAAAAGCTTTTTGAGAGAATTATTATCCATTTTAACAGGTAAGGAATCAAGCAGAAGGAATTTCAGCAAGTTGCCTAAGATCACATGCAAATTTAATAGGTGGCAAAGCCCGAATTTGaactctggctccagagcccaagtTTAGAACAGAATGAAGACTGCACGGGGGAGAtgagggtggaaggagagaaagcTGGAGTAGGTGCAGGGAGACCCCCCAGCAAGGGCCTCAACTGTCATTCTACCCAATGTGGACTGAGTGCTGTAGGTGCCAGGGAGCTACTGCAGGGTTTTAGGACAGTAACAGACAACCCAGATCCAGTGCAGAGGACAGACTGGAGGAGATAAGAATGCTGAGGGACCAGTGCAATGGGCCTCCACTGAGAAGAAGAGTGGCCGTAAGGGGAGGGGACACATGTCAATGATACTGAGGTAAAAATGATGTGTTTTGGGGACTAGCTGAGGAGGATGAAAGATTCTAGGAAGTCTGGCAGATTTCTGAATAAAGTTCTATCCCACTCAAACAATATAAGAGGAGAAGGAACACATTTCAGGGAGACAAGGAGTGACAAATGTAATTTAGGACATAACGAGGGTGTTGCCGCCTATAGGGCATGAGGTTGGCGTTGAGCCACAGACATTAGTGTGGTCTGGACCTCTTGAACGAGAGCTGAGTTAGAATTTTGGAGATCATCAGGGCAGAGAGTTGGTGAAGCCGCTGGAGGGGACAGTTGC
Proteins encoded in this region:
- the ELOVL1 gene encoding very long chain fatty acid elongase 1, with amino-acid sequence MEAVVNLYQEMMNYADPRIQGYPLMGSPLLMTSILLTYIYFVLSLGPRIMANRKPFQLRGFMIVYNFSLVALSLYIVYEFLMSGWLSTYTWRCDPVDYSNSPEALRMVRVAWLFLFSKFIELMDTVIFILRKKDGQVTFLHVFHHSVLPWSWWWGVKIAPGGMGSFHAMINSSVHVVMYLYYGLSALGPVAQPYLWWKKHMTAIQLIQFVLVSLHISQYYFMPSCNYQYPLIIHLIWMYGTIFFMLFSNFWYHSYTKGKRLPRVLQQNGAPGTAKVKAK